The genomic region TTTGCCACTTTATAGCCACGATCACTTTTCTTCTAGTTTCCAATACCATATTCCTCATTTCTGTTTGAGACCTCATCAGAATGACCTTTATCTTTCATATTTCCACCAACATTTCATTCAGAATTACTTAGGTATTCTCTAAGAAGACTGAGGCTTTATCTATggctctccttttttcttcctgggCCCTCGCCACAACTGCCCTCAATAGTCCATTCACAGCAATATAAGCTTTATCTAGTATGCACCTCCAACCTTCTCCAGTCTCCAAACATTACCCAGTTCCAAATCTGCTCCtacatttttagatatttgttacagcagcactcCCACTTCTTGGTATCTATttatgtcttagtccatttgggctgctataccAAAGacaaagtggcttaaacaacaaatatttattactcaTAGTTCTGaaaactgggaagtccaagatcaaggtcctGGCATATTCAGAGTCCTGGTTCATAGCTGGTAATTTCACTGTGTCCTTGAATGGAgtaaggggcaagggagctctttggggtccttttataagggcactaattccatttaCAAGGGCCCCACAGCCCCATAATCTAATCTCCCTCCCAAAGAGTCTacctctaaataccatcacattggagattaggGTTCAACATATAAATCTGGAGGGACACAAAGATTCAATTTATAGCACCTAGCATAATACCTAACAATATCTTACTGCTTACCATCTGCCATCACACAATGCTGCAACATAACCTGGTGTTTTGGTACCCACTGTTTTTTTCTACCTGGATTTCAACTCTTATCTTACTTCATCTGATCTTTTTGCCTAAGGAATTCCTACTCATCCATCAAGACATGGATCAAATAGCACTCCTCAATGAAGCATTTCCTGGCACTCAAAATTAGGTCATCTTTTACATTcccataaagcacttagaatctATTTCTATAATAGGATTTGCTAAATTGTATTGCTATCTATTTATATCTTGGTATACTTACCATTGTGAACACCTTATAGATGAAACCtacatcaaattattttttatctccaGTATCTAGTTCATCCAGTAGGTGAACAGTAAACCATTATAAAACTGAAtatatggggacacctgggtggcacattcagttaggtgttggactcttggtttcagcttgggcctgatctcagggtcgtgagactgggccccacgttgggctccacatggagtctgcttgagtttctctctccttcttcctctgcccctccctactgctctctctttctctcactgaaataaataaatcttttttaaaaagccaaaaaaactgaatatatgaATACCGagtggattatttttaatttctgagatgCTTTATAATATTAAGTATGGAAAGAATATCTCAGATAATCTTAATCAAATGCTTCTTTTCAATATTTGAGATAATAGTGGGTGATGACTTgtccaaaataaaaccaaagagtTGATGGCAAAAGCAGTGCTAATAATGGTATCTGTTTTCTGACTCCTTGTGTAAGGCAGAGATGAAAAATCATTTGGGAATACAAGAAAAGAACATCAAAAGTTGGTTGTTACATTAATGTTTTCCCTACCCCTTGGTTTTATAGATTGTATTTTTCTTGCCTTCGAATGTTACTCAAGATAGTGAACTATCTGCCCCTGAAGAAAATGCTGCAATACAATTTGAGCTTCAAGAACAGTCTTCCACTGATGATTCAACGACAAACAAGCAACATGTTTTCATTGGAGGCTATACTTTCTTCAAGTTAAGAATCTCAAGAAATCCTTTAGCCTTTCAACATTCAAGGAAGAGAGGCAGCAATATTTACTATACATCTTCTGCATCTGTGCTAGATGAACATAAAAATATCCCTCCACCTTCACAACATCATGAAGAACAAACTAAGCTGAAATCTTTGTCTCCCACACCAGAGAAAAAGCCCACAGAAAACACTCCATACACTGAACAACTGAAAGATGAAGACCTAAAATCTGCTATCACACAACCCCCAAGAAAGCAAACCCAAATGGTGCAGTCCCTAGCTCCACCACTCCAAGTTTTTCCATCCTATTCCACAGAAAAACTCCAAGTGTTACCAACCAAACACTTGCTGTCCCAAGCTCTGCCAGTACAAGCCCCAACACCCTATGTCACACAGCCTCGTGGCCAGACATCGGAAGACATGCCATACCAAGACGTATCATCCCAAGACACACAATCCCTAGACATTCCATCTCAAAATATACCATACCAATACATGTCATACCAGAATACACCATACCAAGACATGCCATCTAAAAACATGACATCCCAAGACATGATATCCCCATATCCACTATCCCAAGGCATAACTAACCAAGATCTGCTTTCTCAAGTACCAGCTCTGCCAGCACAAGTCGTGCTATTTGAAGCTCCAACATTCCATGCTGCACAGTCCTCTAATATAAAACGCCTAGATCAGCAGTCCCTTCAACAACAAAACCAGCAATTTATGCAAGTGGCATATCAAGACATGCAATCAGAAGTCAAGTTACTGACCCAAGAATGGAAATCTAAGAAGGAATTCCACAGCAGGAAATCCTCAAAGTGGCAATCCCTAGACTGGCAAAACAAAAATTGTCCATCTCTAAAGTCACATAATTTAGAGCAGCAAAACAAAGTCTTGCAATATCCAAAACAGAAATCCCCAGATCTGCAAATTCAAGGCCAGCAATCTCCAAAAAGGAAATCCCTTGACGAGCACATCAAGGACTGGCTATCCCCGAAGAGGCACTCCATAGATAAGCAAATCCAAGTTAAGCAAGACAGACAGCAACACCCAGATCAGCAAGCTGAAGGCCAGCTGGCTCAATGGGAACAATCCAAAAGGGAACAAACCCCATATGTACAAGGTGAAGATCAACAGGACAAAGAGAAGCAATCCTcaaagaaacaacacaaagatAGGCAAGAGAGAGCTCTGCAGGTTTATAAGGGGCAATCCCTCATGAAACACACCCAGCAAGCTGAAGACCTGCAGGTCCAAGAGCAGCTACATCAAGATGGGCAATTCCAAATCCAGGAATACCAAGGCTGGCAATTTTCAGGCCAACAATCCCAAGATTGGAGAGTTCAAAGCTGGAGAAGCAAAGATTGGAAAGTGCAGGGAATGCAAGTAGATATGCCACATTCCCTAAAGTGGGACTCTCAAATCCTGCAAACCCAAGATCTATTAGAGAAAGAATCCCTAAAGCAGACAGCTCTACAACAAGAAGCCCAAACTGTGCATGCCATAACTCGACGTCAGCAATTACAAAGCATTCCATTTCAAGACAGTCAGTATCAAGATAAGAACCAACAAGACCTTAAATCCACAGatatccaaaaagaagatatgcaaatagaCACCATGCAAACAAGagacaacaaaccaaaaaacatgaAACTTGAGAGCCAAGACCTATACAACCTGCAGTCGGAAGACAAAAAGCCAGATTTTAATTGTTCTTCCCGCGAAGGCTCAATACAAGACACACATTTCACTTCTACGTCTGATATAAATTCAGAACAAGAtatgcagaaaaacatttcaatTTGCTCAACTTCATACCAAGAAGATACTTTAACTTCTACCTCATGTTCCCCAAAAGACCAACAGCAATCTGAAGACTCTGACTAACACAAAATCTATCCAAATGCCACACTGCTCCTGATTATggaaccaaaataaagaaaaacaatatagtCTCCTCCAAGCTATGTTCTCAAGTATAGTTGCTACCTTATTCACTCAGCAGAAAACAAAGGGCATGCATAACACTCAAAGAATCCgtccttaattaaaataaaatggcaacaaatatTAATGCTATATCAGAATTTTCTGGGTTTGAAGGAGTAATTCACATTTAAACTCTGTTACCAGTGTGAGTGTTTCAACTTATGATCACCAATTCACTTCACAgctgaatacattttttattgaagtatagttgacatacaatattagttgcaggtatacaatacaatatatctgacaattatatacattatgaaatgctcaccgcagtaagtgtagttaccatctgtcaccatacaaagttattacaatattattgactacacTCCCAATGCTGTACTTTTTgtccccatgatttattttaaaactagaagtttgtacctcttaatccccttcacctatttcacatttcacccacccccacaaaccaaccagtttgttctctatttatgAGTCAATTTGTTTTACAGTATAATATTTAATGGACCTGCTTTTCTATGGTGCTAAAATTCCTTGCCTCCTCCTCTGTGTATTATAGGGGCTCAGTAAGTCAACCAGGAAGAAGTCTATGCAGGCTCTCAAAGGGCTCAAGAACCAAGAGTCagtgagaaataaaaatcaatcccACCATGCCCTGCTTTGCTGTTTCCAATCACCCAATTTACTCCTTCCTCCACAAATCTATGTTGAGGATATATACCCTAAGTTTGTTCTGTTATCAATGAGATATAAAGTGGCAATGGGTAGACTGCAGTGTATAGGGAGAGAGTAAAACATACCTAAGGGACAGGAAAGTAGGAGGCAGGGAATGGCAGAGATGCAGATGTAACGAAGTACGACAAACTGATATATCGAAGTTCTACTCACTTCCGTAAGCCTGCACTCACTTCAAATTTATCAAACCTTAAGACCTCAATGGTCAAAGGAAATTGACCTTTGGTAGTCAGTTTTGGGGTCAAAAGCCATCAGTTACCCTGCATCCTCCAAGGCTAATAACATTGTTTCAATCCTCTTTCTCCTCAATTTCTTAAATACATTTGGAGTTGTTAACCATCCCTTCTCTCTGCAATCTTCATCACTCTTGTTGGATTCtgcatttttcttcccatttcaaaaAGTCTAAAGTGTTTGCAGGgatctctctccatcttcctcctttTTTGAAATCACATACACTCTCATAGTTCTCTCATGTTCTCGTGAATAACCCCAGACCGTGTCATACCTGTTTTTGCAGCAGAATTCCACACAAAGGCTTGCTTTGAGTGGGCGttcagtcatttttattttttttatttttttttaaagattttatttatttattcatgagagacagagagagagagaggcagagggagaagcaggctcccaaggagcagggagcccgatgcgggactcgatcccaggactctgggatcatgacctgagccgaaggcagacgcttaaccatctgagccacccaggcgccctcagtcatttttaaaaacataaattctcCACCTCGAGGTGAGTGAACTTATGTGTGGTAGAATAATGAGGCATGGAGCTGGAGAGACTGGCAACCTGTTCCTTGTTGCCTTTGCCTCTGTAGTGAGGATGAGCCGCCTGAACTTCCCAAGGTGATTCAACCTTGGTAGGGTCCTTACCTGACCTGGCCTCCAGTTCCTACATGGTTGCCACTTTGTATTCAACTCACTCTGAATAATACTAATAATTTCCCCTTTTGCTTCAGCTAGATTAGCACATATTCATATGGTGCTTATATGTTTAACTTTCAGCCCACAAATGCAGCTGTTCGGGAAATCAAGATTTGCAACTCTTAATCATATTCTTTGAGAATCCAACCCATGTAGtcagttctgcccatttttctccATACCCATCCAacaaaccaacacacacacacacacacacacacacacacacacacacacacacacggatgcaCCCGTGCACAGGGTCTTGTCTTAAAACAGTGGAAGTCATTGGAGAGGGGATTCCTGCCATTAGTGGCTAGTCCACACCACTTACCACTGAGAAACTCATTATCTCAGTTCCTATTAGACCCTAAGTGTCCTGTGACATTTCTGCACCACACTTGGCATAcaggatttttttccaaaattgcaAAAATACAGTGCTTAGGAGCTGGACTTACAATGTGAAAATGTAAGAAAGTTAAAAACCATCCTCTCTGAGGTTTTTCCATTCCACTGAGAACGCTAAGGAGCAAGTCAGAAGCCCCTAATGCCTCCTGGACCCACAGGCAACTTTCCAATCTGCAAGAATTCCACCTTTCTCTGCTTTTCAAAGGCAGTCCCCCTCCCCTTACCTCTTCTTTTTGAGATACCTTGTACTGTCCCATCAATATAATTTGGGTCTAGAGCTGACAAAATCAAATGTGTTTAGGAGCCAATAACGGAATGTAAATGTGTGAAGTAGCCGTTTATAAAACAAAGTGGAAATCACGATAGGGAGCTGGAGAATTTATGGTTTACTTAAggagaacctttttttttttcttaaactatctTACTCCTAACTTAGGTTAAGTTTGTTTTGGTAAAACTGGGAAGAGTTGATTTTTCAAGATGCTACCTTATACCTACAGTTCCCAAGATCCTGTGGGAAAAAACGAGCTGACTGCTCACAAGTACACCTTCATCTGCTAGATTAAATCTCCCACTTAAGGATTATAGTAGATGAGGGGGATCAGAGTAGGTGAGGTGACTACCCATGGAATGTTGGTGAGGTGATGCTTACCACACTTCCAGGCTTGGCCCCTTAAATCCCCTGCATTTTTCTCATAATCTCTGTTCCCTCTATACTGGCCAGGACCCAGAAGATGCTCAGATGTGTGGAGAATTGTACCTGACCCATTAATAACTGCATAGATTAAATCCATTGCTGAACATTCAGTTGGATTGTGACCTAAAAGAGAAAACTTTTATGGTACTAGGCCAAGGAAAGCATGGAATTTTTTGTCACCGAAGTTAGCCTACTCTGAGTAATAGGCAAAAAAACCTTGTTCAAAATGGTAAGAACCTTACCTTTAACCCCTTGTATTAGCTActgttgtgtaacaaattaccacaaatgtagctTCTTAAAACAGCAGGAATTTATTCTCAGTTTCTGTACATCAGAAGGCCTAAATAGCTTGGTTAGATTAGTTGCCCAGCACCTCACTTAGCTAAAATCAGAGTACTGGCCAGGTCAGTGCTTCTGTGGCTTGGCATCCTCTTCCAAGATCATTCAGTGTTGGAAGAACCCAGTTCCTTGCAGTTGAGGTTAGAGGAACCTGTTTCCTTGCTGGGGCTGCTCTCTGctccatttcttttcatctccCAACACAATGATGATTTGCCCTTCTCACACTTCGCCTGCTTCTAGTTCTAAGGGGTCCCATGATTCCACTGGGCCCACTcaaataatccaggatgatctccctACTTAGAGGTAAACTTAGTAAAGCTCAAGGTAACCTACTCATGGGTGTGATATCTTATCATATTCATGCTCCTGGGAA from Zalophus californianus isolate mZalCal1 chromosome 11, mZalCal1.pri.v2, whole genome shotgun sequence harbors:
- the MS4A14 gene encoding membrane-spanning 4-domains subfamily A member 14, encoding MESSSEVKRSTQVITIQPNDTVLTAFPYEPHTSLLDFLKGEPKVLGAIQILLALITGGVGTIFAFNYINFSQKFPLVFLTGYPFWGALIYVITGYLTGINDKEKRLRRGVTAMNVISSFVAVAGITLTIISYRYQHKYCQMPSLEGICVIGRILFNGILSVLLIISIAELSIAVTIASFRSKCWTNSDEIVFFLPSNVTQDSELSAPEENAAIQFELQEQSSTDDSTTNKQHVFIGGYTFFKLRISRNPLAFQHSRKRGSNIYYTSSASVLDEHKNIPPPSQHHEEQTKLKSLSPTPEKKPTENTPYTEQLKDEDLKSAITQPPRKQTQMVQSLAPPLQVFPSYSTEKLQVLPTKHLLSQALPVQAPTPYVTQPRGQTSEDMPYQDVSSQDTQSLDIPSQNIPYQYMSYQNTPYQDMPSKNMTSQDMISPYPLSQGITNQDLLSQVPALPAQVVLFEAPTFHAAQSSNIKRLDQQSLQQQNQQFMQVAYQDMQSEVKLLTQEWKSKKEFHSRKSSKWQSLDWQNKNCPSLKSHNLEQQNKVLQYPKQKSPDLQIQGQQSPKRKSLDEHIKDWLSPKRHSIDKQIQVKQDRQQHPDQQAEGQLAQWEQSKREQTPYVQGEDQQDKEKQSSKKQHKDRQERALQVYKGQSLMKHTQQAEDLQVQEQLHQDGQFQIQEYQGWQFSGQQSQDWRVQSWRSKDWKVQGMQVDMPHSLKWDSQILQTQDLLEKESLKQTALQQEAQTVHAITRRQQLQSIPFQDSQYQDKNQQDLKSTDIQKEDMQIDTMQTRDNKPKNMKLESQDLYNLQSEDKKPDFNCSSREGSIQDTHFTSTSDINSEQDMQKNISICSTSYQEDTLTSTSCSPKDQQQSEDSD